A window of the Burkholderia sp. 9120 genome harbors these coding sequences:
- a CDS encoding FAD-dependent monooxygenase, with product MIHDVVIAGAGPVGCFLACELRLAGLSVLVLEQADNPSSPLKRLPFGLRGLSAPTLEAFYRRGLLSEIEAPQRAKESSGSSAPNAAHWMQQARRPGGHFAGIQFFHDNIDTSTWQYRLPTPAGTSTAVEMEYLESVLAARAIALGAEIRRGLGVDGVDQSEEGVTVRAGNEVFRGRWLVGCDGGRSTVRKVGGFEFVGTDPEFTGYSVQIEMADPDQLKAGRHYTPTGMYTYQKPGTIAMVDFDGGAFHRTDLITLDHVQAVLRRVSNTDVTVTALQLATTWTDRAYHATTYRKGRVLLAGDAAHIHSPLGGQGLNLGLGDAMNLAWKLAATLRGDAPADLLDSYTSERHPVGAQVLDWSRAQVALMRPSRSSRALEAIIRDLIDTRDGATYFAERVWGTALRYDLGGSHPLVGRSAPDFELIDGTKLGQLLLNGGGVLLDFDSRPSLQALASRWNDRIAYVGSDVKERLGLSAVLVRPDGFVAWVAETSADHDEAAQATSRWFGEPASGESA from the coding sequence TTGATCCATGATGTCGTGATTGCCGGAGCCGGCCCCGTCGGCTGTTTTCTTGCCTGTGAGTTGCGCCTTGCGGGTCTCTCGGTGTTAGTGCTGGAGCAAGCCGACAACCCGAGCTCGCCGTTGAAGCGGTTGCCGTTCGGATTGCGCGGTCTGTCCGCGCCCACGCTTGAAGCCTTCTATCGTCGCGGCTTATTGAGCGAGATCGAAGCGCCGCAACGCGCGAAAGAGAGCTCGGGCAGCAGCGCGCCGAATGCCGCGCATTGGATGCAACAGGCGCGTCGACCGGGCGGCCATTTCGCCGGCATTCAGTTCTTTCACGACAACATCGACACGTCGACATGGCAGTATCGTCTGCCGACGCCGGCCGGCACGAGCACGGCGGTGGAGATGGAGTACCTCGAATCCGTATTGGCCGCTCGCGCGATTGCGTTGGGAGCGGAAATCAGACGCGGCCTCGGCGTCGACGGCGTCGACCAGTCGGAAGAGGGCGTAACCGTTCGCGCGGGCAATGAAGTTTTTCGCGGACGATGGCTCGTGGGTTGTGACGGTGGCCGCAGCACGGTGCGCAAGGTGGGCGGCTTTGAGTTCGTCGGCACCGATCCCGAGTTCACCGGTTATTCCGTTCAGATCGAGATGGCCGATCCGGATCAGCTCAAGGCAGGGCGTCATTACACGCCGACCGGCATGTACACCTACCAGAAGCCCGGCACCATCGCGATGGTCGATTTCGACGGCGGCGCTTTCCATCGAACCGATCTGATCACGCTCGATCATGTGCAGGCGGTGTTGCGCCGTGTCTCTAACACGGATGTCACCGTGACGGCGCTCCAACTCGCCACGACCTGGACGGACCGCGCCTATCACGCGACGACTTACCGCAAAGGGCGCGTGCTACTCGCGGGCGACGCCGCGCATATCCATTCGCCGTTAGGTGGGCAGGGCCTCAACCTCGGCCTCGGCGATGCAATGAATCTTGCGTGGAAGCTTGCCGCTACGCTTCGTGGCGACGCGCCGGCGGATCTGCTCGACAGCTACACGAGCGAGAGGCATCCGGTGGGCGCGCAGGTTCTCGACTGGTCACGCGCCCAGGTTGCGCTCATGCGGCCGAGCCGCAGTTCGCGCGCGCTCGAAGCCATCATTCGCGATCTCATCGACACGCGCGATGGCGCTACCTACTTCGCCGAGCGCGTTTGGGGCACGGCGCTGCGCTACGACCTTGGCGGTAGTCATCCGCTCGTGGGCCGCAGCGCGCCCGATTTCGAGTTGATCGACGGGACGAAGCTCGGCCAGCTTCTTTTGAATGGAGGCGGCGTGTTGCTGGACTTTGATTCGCGTCCTTCGCTTCAGGCATTGGCGAGCCGCTGGAATGACCGGATCGCCTACGTCGGCAGTGACGTTAAGGAGCGGCTCGGCTTGAGCGCGGTGCTCGTGCGTCCCGATGGTTTTGTCGCCTGGGTCGCTGAGACGTCTGCTGATCATGACGAGGCCGCTCAGGCTACGTCACGATGGTTCGGTGAACCAGCGAGCGGTGAGTCCGCCTGA
- a CDS encoding YkgJ family cysteine cluster protein codes for MDIDFECTMCGKCCHDLRLPLTVKEAFAWLERGDSVQIMCEALPWLEEPPADNLQAAHKRRRSFAAMSGSLPTRVVAILAATHAGPCPNLQPDMRCGIYEQRPLVCRIYPAEINPFIELTPTHKACPPEAWTPGLPPLIRAGKLVDADTFALIQQSRESDESDLAIKQQVCALLGIDQAAVSNEGFVAHSPDPIDLLAALLLASDERAASTQPPTWRFVSNRQTTVDALVSVGALGSLVEANSPVNFEYLGFSAASE; via the coding sequence ATGGATATCGATTTCGAGTGCACGATGTGCGGCAAATGCTGTCACGATCTACGTTTGCCGTTGACGGTCAAGGAAGCTTTCGCCTGGCTGGAGCGCGGCGACAGCGTGCAGATAATGTGCGAGGCGTTGCCATGGCTTGAGGAGCCGCCTGCGGACAATCTTCAGGCGGCGCACAAACGTCGTCGTTCGTTTGCTGCGATGAGCGGCTCGCTGCCGACGCGGGTCGTGGCCATTCTGGCGGCCACGCATGCGGGCCCATGCCCCAATCTCCAGCCCGATATGCGTTGCGGTATCTATGAACAAAGGCCGTTGGTGTGCCGCATCTACCCGGCGGAGATCAATCCTTTCATCGAACTGACGCCAACGCACAAGGCCTGTCCGCCCGAAGCTTGGACGCCTGGATTACCGCCGCTGATACGCGCAGGCAAGCTGGTCGACGCGGACACGTTCGCGTTGATCCAGCAGTCACGCGAGTCCGATGAGAGCGACCTTGCTATCAAGCAGCAGGTGTGTGCGTTGCTGGGTATTGATCAGGCTGCGGTGTCGAATGAGGGCTTTGTTGCGCATTCGCCTGATCCCATCGATCTGCTCGCAGCGTTGCTTCTGGCCAGCGACGAACGCGCGGCGTCGACGCAGCCGCCGACGTGGCGTTTCGTGTCCAATCGTCAAACGACTGTCGACGCGCTCGTGTCGGTGGGCGCGCTCGGTTCTCTCGTCGAGGCAAACAGCCCCGTGAACTTCGAATATCTGGGTTTTTCGGCGGCTTCTGAGTAA
- a CDS encoding TetR/AcrR family transcriptional regulator yields MKKIHSSEKRVSGSVKSATRATGKVAATAPVKLAVKRGAKAKASGAVKQDPPRERVLAAATELFYNEGIRATGVEAIAAHASTTKMALYRHFQSKDALIVEWLRQVTAHYWAAFDRIEAAHADDPRAQILGWATFAADEVAAWSHRGCPFINSIAELPDRDHPARQLIEEHKARQWTRLAGLCEAAGLASPDDTAAEIMMVLEGAQVAAQNKSVAEIGTRLLRIVEAIVTRQAAWANEAKRKPKKKLTRS; encoded by the coding sequence ATGAAGAAAATCCACAGTAGTGAAAAGCGCGTGAGCGGCTCGGTGAAGTCGGCAACTAGAGCGACGGGGAAGGTGGCCGCCACGGCTCCCGTCAAGCTCGCGGTCAAGCGTGGTGCGAAGGCGAAGGCGTCAGGCGCGGTAAAGCAGGATCCACCGCGCGAGCGTGTACTCGCCGCCGCCACGGAGCTCTTTTATAACGAGGGAATTCGCGCTACTGGCGTCGAAGCGATCGCGGCGCATGCGAGCACCACGAAGATGGCGCTCTATCGTCACTTTCAGTCGAAGGACGCGCTGATCGTCGAATGGTTGCGCCAGGTCACCGCCCACTATTGGGCGGCGTTCGATCGCATCGAAGCGGCTCATGCCGACGATCCGCGCGCGCAGATTCTCGGCTGGGCCACCTTTGCCGCCGACGAAGTGGCGGCGTGGTCGCATCGCGGTTGCCCGTTCATCAATTCGATTGCGGAGTTGCCGGACCGAGATCATCCGGCACGGCAACTGATCGAGGAACATAAGGCGCGGCAGTGGACGCGACTCGCCGGACTGTGCGAAGCGGCGGGTCTCGCTTCGCCGGACGATACCGCGGCCGAGATCATGATGGTTCTCGAGGGCGCGCAGGTTGCGGCGCAGAACAAGTCGGTCGCCGAGATCGGCACCCGGCTACTGCGTATTGTTGAGGCGATTGTGACGCGACAAGCGGCTTGGGCGAATGAAGCGAAGCGGAAGCCGAAGAAAAAATTAACTAGAAGTTAA
- a CDS encoding DUF1330 domain-containing protein — MPAYVHVNLRVIDSARQAALAPRFQAALEEAGGRILHFGPVAQILEGDEVPLPMAGVFEFPTLAQAQAFYHSERYAPIKAERQEAQQARMFIVETHS; from the coding sequence ATGCCAGCCTACGTACACGTCAATCTGCGCGTCATCGACTCCGCCAGGCAGGCCGCGCTCGCGCCGCGCTTTCAGGCCGCGCTGGAAGAGGCAGGCGGGCGGATTCTACATTTCGGTCCTGTTGCGCAGATTCTGGAGGGGGACGAGGTGCCGTTGCCGATGGCTGGCGTGTTTGAGTTTCCGACTCTCGCCCAGGCGCAAGCCTTCTACCATTCCGAGAGGTATGCGCCGATCAAGGCCGAACGTCAGGAAGCCCAGCAAGCCCGAATGTTCATAGTCGAAACACACTCGTGA
- a CDS encoding class I SAM-dependent methyltransferase produces MLSRPLAGIVSVIAGQPARQSTGANNGTRATNEHQDVSEREASAIDAINYTFGYCDELNPLRLQLPLLQAGFAVPSVHTACELGFGHGVSVNIHAAGSASRWYGTDFNPSHANFARQLAGSAESPAHLFGESFSAFCRRDDLPDFDFIGLHGIWSWVAAENRALIVEFIRRKLKPGGVLYLSYNTQPGWTAMLPVRELMQRHFQVDPASEPGNRADAEAPVQARISAAVEFARAVFATQPGYALVNPLLAERVDALSQANPNYLAHEYFARDWHPMSFLQVASSLEAAGLTYAGSADYRDHIDEINLTPAQRDLLANIADMGLRETARDFCVNRSLRRDYWVKEPQTLTDDERDAALRAHRVILALPRDAVALKVRGALGETTLPEALYSPILDALSSHRPTTLSEIEHSVRARGVAFAQLVKAVTLLVSMGALLNVQDDARISAARPLSARLNAAICEQARHGEDVQFLVSPVSGSGVFMPRVAQLFLLARLHHLQQPEQWAEFAEAVLRADRADTQAGGEPTALQSAAVPSAADMVAKANRFAQVHLPILQALGIV; encoded by the coding sequence TTGCTTTCCAGACCGCTCGCCGGTATTGTGTCGGTCATTGCCGGACAGCCGGCTCGACAATCTACGGGAGCCAATAATGGCACCCGTGCAACGAACGAGCACCAAGACGTGAGTGAGCGGGAAGCGAGTGCCATCGATGCGATTAATTACACATTCGGCTATTGCGACGAGCTGAATCCGCTACGCCTGCAACTTCCTTTGCTCCAGGCAGGGTTTGCGGTGCCGAGCGTGCATACCGCTTGCGAACTGGGTTTTGGCCACGGTGTAAGTGTGAATATTCACGCGGCAGGGTCGGCTTCGCGATGGTATGGCACCGACTTCAATCCGTCTCACGCAAACTTCGCACGGCAACTCGCGGGCAGCGCCGAATCGCCTGCGCACTTGTTCGGCGAGTCTTTTTCGGCATTCTGCCGGCGCGACGATTTGCCGGACTTCGATTTCATCGGGTTGCACGGCATCTGGAGTTGGGTCGCCGCGGAGAATCGCGCGCTGATTGTCGAGTTCATTCGCCGCAAGCTTAAACCCGGCGGCGTGCTGTATTTGAGCTACAACACCCAGCCTGGGTGGACTGCGATGCTGCCCGTGCGCGAATTGATGCAGCGCCATTTTCAGGTCGATCCCGCATCCGAGCCGGGCAATCGCGCGGACGCCGAAGCGCCCGTGCAGGCGCGCATTAGCGCCGCCGTCGAGTTTGCGCGGGCTGTATTTGCGACGCAGCCGGGTTATGCGTTGGTCAACCCACTGCTTGCCGAGCGCGTCGACGCGTTGTCCCAGGCGAACCCAAATTATCTCGCGCACGAGTATTTCGCTCGCGACTGGCACCCCATGTCTTTCCTGCAAGTGGCCTCGTCGCTCGAGGCGGCGGGTTTGACTTACGCGGGATCGGCTGACTATCGCGATCATATTGATGAGATCAATCTCACGCCGGCGCAACGCGATCTGCTAGCGAATATTGCAGATATGGGCTTGCGAGAAACCGCTCGCGACTTCTGCGTTAACCGGTCATTGCGGCGCGATTACTGGGTTAAGGAACCACAGACACTCACTGACGATGAGCGTGATGCGGCATTGCGCGCACATCGTGTGATCCTGGCGCTGCCGAGAGATGCCGTGGCGCTGAAGGTGCGCGGCGCGCTTGGTGAAACGACGCTGCCGGAAGCGTTATACAGCCCTATTCTCGACGCGCTGTCCAGCCATCGTCCTACGACGCTCTCCGAGATCGAACACAGCGTCCGCGCGCGGGGCGTCGCATTTGCGCAGCTCGTCAAGGCTGTGACGCTGCTGGTCAGCATGGGCGCGTTGCTGAATGTCCAGGACGACGCGCGTATCAGTGCCGCGCGGCCGTTGTCGGCGAGGCTGAATGCGGCGATTTGCGAGCAGGCACGCCATGGTGAGGACGTTCAGTTTCTGGTGAGTCCGGTTTCCGGTTCGGGCGTCTTTATGCCGCGTGTTGCTCAACTCTTTTTATTGGCGAGACTGCACCATCTGCAGCAACCGGAGCAATGGGCCGAATTCGCCGAGGCTGTGCTACGTGCGGATCGTGCGGATACCCAGGCTGGCGGGGAACCGACGGCACTGCAGTCTGCCGCGGTTCCATCTGCCGCCGACATGGTCGCGAAAGCGAACCGCTTTGCTCAGGTTCATCTACCGATATTGCAGGCGCTGGGTATCGTTTGA
- a CDS encoding amidase family protein has translation MMKLSEYISYDAVGLGHLVSRGELSPQELAETALRACESVNPQINAVIETWQPEIADVAPALARRSPLAGVPFLIKDVGVTMAGRKLEFGSRLSSGFTPTEDSILMQRFRSAGLVTLGRTAIPEFAWSGTTESALCGATRNPWNLEHGAGGSSGGAAAAVAAGIVPFAHATDAAGSIRIPSASSGVFGLKPTRGRVSNGPALDEAINGLAVQLGVSRSVRDSAALLDAVQGATGGEAFTIAPPTSRYLDQVSTPPGSLRIGMLSQAWGGQRTQPVVLERLAATAQLCASLDHEVEDAEMPLGVSWEAFVHASSVLWAVNIAAWIDDMAAVTGRKIDATTLEPQTLAVYRTGRGIGGIDIIRALDLRNAVTRSVAAFFSRYDVLLTPTLPDLAPRIGTYALGAETMSGHEWTDRVFGSSPFTPVFNAAGLPAMSMPLFNDEASALPIGMQFVASAGREDRLFRIAGQLEASLPWAGRTPGTWAGSTND, from the coding sequence ATGATGAAACTGTCGGAGTACATCAGCTACGACGCTGTCGGTCTGGGCCATCTTGTCAGTCGCGGCGAACTCAGTCCGCAAGAGCTTGCCGAAACGGCCCTTCGCGCTTGCGAATCGGTGAACCCGCAGATCAACGCGGTGATCGAAACATGGCAGCCGGAAATTGCGGATGTCGCGCCGGCGCTAGCGCGTCGGTCGCCGCTCGCGGGCGTGCCGTTCCTGATCAAGGACGTCGGCGTGACCATGGCGGGCAGGAAACTCGAATTCGGCAGCCGTCTGTCCTCAGGTTTCACGCCCACCGAGGATTCGATTCTGATGCAACGTTTTCGCAGCGCCGGCCTCGTCACGCTCGGACGCACGGCAATTCCCGAGTTCGCGTGGAGCGGCACGACGGAATCCGCGCTGTGCGGCGCCACGCGCAACCCGTGGAATCTCGAGCACGGCGCGGGGGGCTCCAGCGGCGGCGCGGCGGCAGCGGTCGCGGCGGGCATCGTGCCGTTCGCCCACGCAACCGATGCAGCCGGGTCGATTCGCATTCCATCGGCCAGTTCCGGCGTGTTCGGTCTGAAGCCGACGCGTGGCCGCGTCTCGAACGGTCCCGCGCTGGACGAAGCCATCAACGGCCTTGCGGTACAGCTCGGCGTCAGTCGCTCGGTGCGTGACAGCGCGGCGTTGCTCGACGCCGTGCAGGGAGCAACAGGTGGAGAAGCCTTCACGATCGCACCGCCCACATCGCGGTATCTCGACCAGGTGAGCACGCCGCCGGGCAGCTTGCGAATCGGCATGCTGTCGCAGGCCTGGGGCGGCCAGCGTACTCAGCCCGTGGTCCTCGAACGTCTTGCTGCAACGGCACAACTTTGCGCGTCGCTGGATCACGAGGTCGAGGACGCGGAAATGCCGCTAGGCGTGAGCTGGGAAGCGTTCGTTCACGCAAGCTCGGTACTGTGGGCAGTCAACATCGCGGCATGGATCGACGACATGGCCGCGGTGACCGGCCGCAAAATCGACGCGACCACACTCGAACCGCAGACCCTCGCGGTGTATCGAACGGGACGCGGAATCGGCGGCATCGACATCATCCGCGCGCTTGATTTACGTAATGCCGTCACCCGAAGCGTGGCAGCGTTTTTCTCCCGCTACGATGTGTTGCTGACGCCGACCTTGCCTGATCTTGCGCCGCGAATCGGCACGTATGCACTCGGCGCGGAGACGATGAGCGGGCACGAATGGACCGACCGCGTATTCGGCAGCTCGCCATTCACGCCGGTATTCAACGCAGCCGGATTGCCTGCCATGTCGATGCCGCTCTTTAACGACGAAGCGAGCGCTCTGCCGATCGGCATGCAGTTCGTCGCGTCAGCAGGTCGGGAAGATCGGCTCTTCCGTATTGCAGGTCAACTCGAAGCGAGTTTGCCGTGGGCGGGCCGCACGCCAGGCACCTGGGCGGGCTCGACGAACGATTAG
- a CDS encoding LysR family transcriptional regulator, which produces MDRLRAFEVFVTVVSRGGFARAADALGTSPANVTRYVNELEAHLGTRLLNRTSRTLSLTDGGETLYARCKSILDDVADTEGLVSSASVEPRGRLRINAPVSFGIQYLAPLWPEFMRRHPGIELDVGLIDRVVDIVDEGYDLAIRISRAGSTSHAARKLATSQNILCASPDYLARVGNPASPADLIGHRCIGYTYAATGDEWQLIDGHGKTHAVKVDCHMHTNNGDTARAAALAGHGVIWQPTFLIGNDLRAGKLVHVLPEYRLPEIDILAMYPSRRHLSARVRVMIDFLVEAFGGVPPWDRDD; this is translated from the coding sequence ATGGACCGCCTGCGCGCTTTTGAAGTTTTCGTGACCGTGGTGAGCCGTGGTGGTTTTGCGCGCGCCGCGGACGCGCTCGGCACGTCGCCCGCCAACGTCACCCGTTATGTGAATGAACTGGAGGCGCACCTGGGCACGCGCTTGCTGAATCGCACGTCACGTACGCTTTCTCTCACCGACGGCGGCGAGACGCTTTACGCCCGCTGCAAGTCCATCCTCGACGATGTCGCGGACACGGAGGGGCTGGTGTCGTCCGCGTCGGTCGAACCGCGTGGACGGCTGCGCATCAATGCGCCGGTGAGCTTTGGCATTCAGTACCTCGCGCCGCTCTGGCCGGAGTTCATGCGCAGACACCCGGGAATCGAACTCGACGTGGGGTTGATCGACCGCGTCGTCGATATCGTCGACGAAGGCTACGATCTCGCCATTCGCATCTCACGCGCCGGTTCGACCAGCCACGCTGCGCGCAAGCTGGCGACCTCGCAAAACATTCTGTGCGCGTCGCCGGACTATCTGGCTCGCGTCGGCAATCCGGCCTCGCCCGCGGATCTGATCGGGCATCGCTGCATCGGCTACACCTATGCGGCCACCGGCGATGAGTGGCAACTGATCGACGGTCACGGCAAGACTCACGCGGTGAAGGTCGACTGTCACATGCATACCAACAACGGCGATACGGCGCGCGCTGCCGCGCTTGCCGGACACGGCGTGATCTGGCAGCCCACGTTTCTGATCGGCAACGATCTGCGTGCCGGCAAACTCGTTCACGTGTTGCCTGAGTATCGCTTGCCGGAGATCGACATACTCGCTATGTATCCTAGCCGTCGGCACCTGAGCGCCAGAGTGCGCGTCATGATCGATTTTCTGGTTGAAGCGTTCGGCGGCGTGCCTCCCTGGGATCGGGATGATTGA
- a CDS encoding SDR family oxidoreductase, with product MQRLTGKVAIVTGASAGIGRATAKLFAKEGAKVVIAARRATELEALVAEIVSEGGEAAYLAGDVQSEDFAKALVAFTVSRFGRLDIAYNNAGTLGEMGPTTGISEAGWNAALATNLTSAFLGAKHQIPEMLKQGGGSIIFTSTFVGYSFAFPGTAAYAASKAGLIGLTQALAAEYGAQGVRVNAVLPGAVDTEMYRGMNDTHESQAFVTGLHALKRVAKPEELARSVLYLASDDSSFVTGTASLVDGGASITRT from the coding sequence ATGCAACGCTTGACAGGAAAAGTCGCCATCGTGACGGGCGCCAGTGCAGGAATTGGCCGTGCTACGGCAAAGCTGTTCGCCAAGGAAGGCGCCAAGGTAGTCATCGCGGCGCGCCGTGCGACGGAACTCGAAGCGCTCGTCGCGGAGATCGTCAGCGAAGGCGGCGAAGCCGCGTATCTGGCGGGCGACGTGCAGTCGGAAGACTTCGCGAAGGCACTGGTCGCGTTCACCGTGAGCCGTTTCGGCCGTCTGGATATCGCCTACAACAACGCCGGCACGCTTGGCGAAATGGGCCCCACCACCGGCATTTCCGAAGCCGGCTGGAACGCCGCGCTGGCCACCAATCTGACCAGTGCCTTCCTGGGCGCGAAGCATCAGATTCCCGAAATGCTGAAGCAAGGCGGCGGCTCGATCATCTTCACGTCGACGTTCGTCGGTTACTCGTTCGCGTTTCCCGGCACCGCGGCCTACGCGGCGAGCAAGGCCGGATTGATCGGCTTGACCCAGGCGCTCGCCGCCGAGTACGGCGCGCAAGGCGTGCGCGTCAACGCGGTATTGCCGGGCGCCGTGGACACGGAGATGTATCGCGGCATGAACGATACCCACGAATCGCAGGCCTTCGTGACCGGACTGCATGCGCTCAAGCGGGTTGCAAAGCCGGAAGAACTGGCACGCTCGGTCCTGTATCTCGCGTCGGACGACTCGTCCTTCGTGACCGGTACGGCGTCACTCGTCGATGGGGGTGCATCGATTACCCGGACTTGA
- a CDS encoding peroxiredoxin-like family protein has translation MSLQDKLDAFKADFKAGKAPYFAPAEIHRVMERATAELIASGQAERALKAGDKAPAFTLTDPDGTLVSSTELLEKGPLVISFYRGVWCPYCNMELQALEEALPAFQAAGANLVAISPQTPVNSRKSVRQNKLSFAILSDAHNDVAAAFGLRFALPDYLVELYKMLKNDLPAVNGDPSWTLPMPARYVVGQDGTILYSEVNPDYTRRPEPADMLSALGRSGVNAS, from the coding sequence ATGTCACTGCAAGACAAACTCGACGCCTTCAAGGCAGACTTCAAGGCGGGCAAGGCGCCGTATTTCGCACCGGCCGAGATCCATCGGGTGATGGAGCGCGCCACGGCCGAACTGATCGCCTCAGGGCAGGCCGAACGCGCATTGAAAGCCGGCGACAAGGCACCGGCTTTCACGCTAACCGATCCGGACGGCACGCTAGTTTCCTCGACCGAGCTGCTGGAGAAAGGCCCGCTCGTGATCAGCTTCTATCGCGGCGTCTGGTGCCCGTACTGCAACATGGAATTGCAGGCGCTTGAGGAAGCGTTGCCGGCATTCCAGGCGGCGGGCGCAAACCTGGTCGCGATCTCACCGCAAACGCCGGTGAATAGCCGCAAGTCGGTCCGTCAGAACAAACTCAGCTTTGCCATTCTGAGCGACGCCCACAACGACGTCGCCGCCGCGTTTGGCCTGCGCTTCGCATTGCCGGATTATCTGGTCGAGTTATACAAGATGCTGAAGAACGACCTGCCGGCCGTCAACGGTGACCCGAGCTGGACGCTGCCGATGCCCGCGCGCTACGTGGTCGGCCAGGACGGCACGATCCTGTATTCGGAAGTGAATCCCGACTACACGCGTCGGCCGGAACCCGCCGATATGCTGTCGGCTTTAGGCCGGTCTGGTGTGAATGCATCCTGA
- a CDS encoding class I SAM-dependent methyltransferase — MTSTTTALLQRLHEQSLTEVMARARAQFHGSSEEFMTLADEYDMLAPRLRGRFLESHGLTTEDFESSQGTALSLAVTPEMGAFLRNMVLAHRPARILELGSSCGVSTLYFADALRTIGRGIVVATELNPGKCAQLRDHVSAAGVDAYVDLREGDVFQTVAELDGTFDMVFMDVWADAYLDLFRDIERLLRPGAIVLADNMYTAEDAVWYYKQYLEGNPRFSTTTLGFESGVEFTVVAA, encoded by the coding sequence ATGACGTCGACAACCACGGCACTTCTGCAACGACTTCACGAACAGAGCCTGACGGAAGTCATGGCCCGCGCGCGGGCCCAGTTCCATGGATCGAGCGAGGAGTTCATGACACTCGCTGACGAATACGACATGCTCGCGCCTCGTCTGCGTGGACGATTTCTGGAATCGCATGGTCTGACTACTGAAGATTTCGAATCCTCGCAAGGCACTGCGCTGTCGTTAGCCGTCACGCCGGAAATGGGCGCGTTCTTACGCAACATGGTGCTGGCACACAGGCCGGCCCGGATTCTTGAACTCGGCAGTTCCTGCGGCGTGTCTACGCTGTATTTCGCCGACGCTCTGCGCACGATAGGCCGCGGTATCGTTGTAGCGACCGAGCTTAACCCCGGGAAGTGCGCACAGCTTCGAGACCATGTGAGCGCGGCGGGCGTGGATGCTTACGTCGATCTGAGAGAAGGCGACGTGTTCCAGACCGTTGCCGAACTGGACGGTACTTTCGACATGGTGTTCATGGACGTATGGGCCGATGCGTATCTGGATCTGTTCCGGGATATCGAGCGTCTGCTACGTCCGGGCGCGATCGTTCTTGCCGATAACATGTACACCGCCGAGGACGCCGTCTGGTACTACAAGCAGTACCTTGAAGGCAACCCGCGCTTTTCGACCACGACACTGGGCTTTGAGTCAGGGGTTGAATTTACCGTCGTTGCGGCCTAG
- a CDS encoding peroxiredoxin-like family protein, with the protein MELKQELVAFRADYERTAPAERIALYNAKVEELRASFPMDRVLAVGQDAPYFELPGASGRAVSFAEVLQKGPAVLVFYRGGWCPYCNIQLRAYQQALPEIVQLGATLVAISPQLPDGSLSTAERNALDFAVLSDAGNGVAQSFGLVYSLPEELRQALRSVDKALPDINGDESWELPVPATFVIASNGRVALSHVDIDYRGRCEPDVVLSALRSLQSTASNVRSPAA; encoded by the coding sequence ATGGAACTCAAGCAGGAGCTAGTGGCGTTTCGCGCCGACTACGAGCGTACGGCACCGGCCGAGCGGATTGCGCTCTATAACGCCAAGGTGGAAGAACTGAGAGCGAGCTTCCCGATGGACCGGGTCCTCGCCGTGGGACAGGACGCACCTTATTTTGAGCTGCCCGGCGCGTCGGGGAGGGCGGTTTCGTTCGCGGAAGTTCTTCAGAAGGGCCCCGCCGTTCTGGTGTTCTATCGTGGTGGGTGGTGCCCCTACTGCAACATTCAGCTCAGAGCGTACCAACAGGCGCTGCCGGAAATAGTGCAACTCGGCGCCACCCTGGTTGCCATTTCGCCCCAGTTGCCGGATGGGTCACTCTCCACCGCCGAGCGCAATGCGCTCGACTTCGCGGTTCTGAGCGACGCCGGCAATGGCGTCGCCCAGTCGTTCGGTCTTGTGTATTCGCTTCCGGAGGAACTACGCCAGGCCTTGCGTTCGGTCGACAAAGCGCTGCCGGACATCAACGGTGACGAAAGCTGGGAACTGCCGGTTCCCGCGACCTTTGTGATCGCTAGCAATGGACGTGTCGCTTTGTCCCATGTCGACATTGACTACCGAGGGCGCTGCGAACCCGATGTCGTACTCTCAGCGCTTCGCTCGCTGCAATCGACGGCGTCGAACGTGCGCTCACCTGCCGCTTGA